A region of Capra hircus breed San Clemente chromosome 11, ASM170441v1, whole genome shotgun sequence DNA encodes the following proteins:
- the LOC108637084 gene encoding translation initiation factor IF-2-like, which produces MGRRVRRRGSAGARRDSVTLGPAGSRLRRRAPQTPLLPSPGPPPAPLPRLPAAASSSSSSSSASFRRPHAGPASRCPRRAQLPGAPRPEGAAGAPRRRRRRRRLGPRRLAALAGRPRSGARARPRPGHRRAAAPRALRRWAGPTATAGASRQRAGTAGGSRLRELGRRADRGKRPAALNPDGRLRTGRGHVFVFLFKPEPRQERRLTSGCCPTLPGPVTRDREDTGAGGGWAWLLCPTAVWLLGNHPGGRLRSRLPRCPGGPRAVCSSILAQPECSALKTIGIIHQIFMHPLNHVSVGSVVWWKEAALWNQDRSAMDSGSDILCITLDKLTDLAESRFLVFCLVFYCYFNLPFYI; this is translated from the exons ATGGG GAGGCGGGTCCGACGCCGCGGCTCCGCCGGCGCCCGCCGTGACTCGGTCACTCTCGGGCCCGCCGGCTCCCGGCTGCGGCGCCGCGCTCCGCAAACcccgctcctcccctcccccggccCACCCCCCGCCCCTCTTCCCCGGCTCCcggccgccgcctcctcctcctcttcctcctcctccgccTCCTTCCGCCGCCCGCACGCCGGCCCCGCCTCTCGCTGCCCGCGCCGGGCCCAGCTGCCCGGAGCCCCGCGGCCGGAGGGCGCGGCGGGGGCgccgcggaggcggcggcggcggcggcgactcGGGCCGCGGCGTTTGGCCGCTCTCGCCGGCAGGCCGCGGTCGGGCGCCCGAGCCCGGCCTCGGCCTGGCCACCGCCGCGCCGCCGCGCCTCGC GCGCTTCGCCGTTGGGCCGGGCCGACCGCGACGGCAGGTGCTTCCCGGCAGCGAGCTGGGACCGCGGGAGGCTCCCGCCTTCGGGAGCTTGGTCGTCGGGCCGACCGCGGGAAGCGCCCTGCTGCTCTCAACCCCGACGGGAGGCTGCGCACCGGCCGGGGACAcgtgtttgtatttctttttaagccAGAGCCCCGGCAGGAAAGGCGGCTAACCTCCGGGTGTTGTCCCACGTTGCCCGGCCCGGTGACGCGCGATCGGGAGGACACGGGCGCGGGAGGCGGCTGGGCTTGGCTGCTGTGCCCCACGGCCGTCTGGCTCCTTGGGAACCATCCCGGTGGAAGACTCCGCTCCCGCCTGCCCCGGTGTCCCGGCGGCCCTCGCGCAGTTTGTTCCAGCATCTTGGCTCAGCCTGAGTGCTCCGCTTTGAAAactattg GcattattcatcaaatatttatgcaTCCCCTTAACCACGTGTCTGTTGGCAGCGTGGTTTGGTGGAAAGAAGCCGCACTTTGGAATCAAGACAGATCTGCCATGGATTCTGGATCTGATATCCTCTGTATAACCTTGGACAAGCTCACTGACCTTGCTGAGTCCCGTTTCCttgtcttttgtttggttttttactgttattttaatttacccttttatatttga